One genomic window of Polyangium aurulentum includes the following:
- a CDS encoding reverse transcriptase family protein: MGFWDKVKTFLGNEKPGEGEPKKDDAPPAVKGPATPASSGGAKPAQSAKNAAAPPPVATFTTTQPVITPAPAPATGAKKGKPKDPYDASGILGLSAEELRKRALKINPYKTAWIGRVDTIPPQSDERTAIIDRGLILRGLLSEAQIAEIHRIGDLWLRHREVTSLAESVAKQKASEVIEELRRQKAERKAEKKRLAAERKQKRAEEIARRRAEDIIYLGRGVSAGLGDRRSHIEALGERGLPLLSTPADVAKALQIPVPRLRWLCFHSEAVEKPHYVYFEVPKRSGGTRLLSAPHEALAKAQQWILHNILEKLPVEDPAHGFVKGRSTVTNARPHLGQQVVVNLDLSDFFPTVTFLRVRGFFEKIGYSPAVATIFALLCTEPPRRRVVYDGQPYWVAVGTRGLPQGACTSPAISNGVSRKLDRRLTGMSKKMGYTYTRYADDLTFSAPAPAGEDGDKARNDIGILLARVRHIVQEEGFAINPKKGRVQHAGGRQSVTGIVVNDKLSVPREEVRKLRAILHAAKTTGLAAQNREGIPHFEAYVRGKVAYLHMVDPERAAPLLRALEALG; this comes from the coding sequence ATGGGTTTCTGGGACAAAGTCAAGACCTTCCTCGGCAATGAAAAGCCCGGGGAAGGGGAGCCGAAAAAGGACGACGCGCCCCCGGCCGTGAAGGGCCCGGCCACGCCCGCGTCGAGCGGCGGCGCAAAGCCCGCGCAGAGCGCGAAAAACGCCGCGGCTCCGCCCCCCGTCGCGACATTCACGACCACGCAGCCCGTGATCACGCCCGCGCCGGCGCCGGCGACCGGGGCGAAGAAGGGCAAACCCAAGGACCCGTACGACGCCTCCGGCATTCTGGGGCTCTCGGCGGAGGAGCTGCGCAAGCGCGCGCTCAAGATCAATCCGTACAAGACCGCGTGGATCGGCCGCGTCGATACGATCCCCCCGCAGAGCGACGAGCGCACGGCGATCATCGATCGCGGCCTCATCCTCCGGGGCCTGCTCAGCGAGGCGCAGATCGCCGAGATTCACCGCATCGGCGATCTCTGGCTGCGCCACCGCGAGGTCACGAGCCTCGCCGAGAGCGTCGCCAAGCAGAAGGCGAGCGAGGTCATCGAGGAATTGCGCCGGCAAAAGGCCGAGCGCAAGGCGGAGAAGAAGCGCCTCGCGGCCGAGCGCAAGCAGAAGAGGGCCGAGGAGATCGCGCGCCGGCGCGCCGAGGACATCATCTATCTCGGCCGCGGAGTATCGGCGGGCCTCGGCGACAGGCGCTCGCACATCGAGGCGCTCGGCGAGCGTGGGCTGCCCCTGCTCTCGACGCCCGCCGACGTCGCCAAGGCCTTGCAGATCCCGGTGCCGCGCCTGCGCTGGCTGTGCTTCCACAGCGAGGCGGTCGAGAAGCCGCATTACGTGTACTTCGAGGTGCCCAAGCGCTCCGGAGGCACGCGGCTGCTCTCGGCCCCGCACGAGGCGCTCGCGAAGGCGCAGCAATGGATCCTCCACAACATCCTCGAGAAGCTTCCCGTGGAGGACCCCGCGCACGGATTCGTGAAGGGGCGCTCGACGGTGACCAACGCCCGGCCGCACCTCGGACAGCAGGTCGTGGTCAACCTCGATCTGTCGGACTTCTTTCCCACCGTGACATTCCTGCGCGTCCGGGGGTTTTTCGAGAAGATCGGCTATTCGCCCGCCGTGGCCACCATCTTCGCGCTCCTGTGCACCGAGCCGCCGCGGCGCCGCGTGGTCTACGACGGGCAGCCTTACTGGGTCGCCGTGGGCACGCGCGGGCTGCCGCAGGGCGCGTGCACGAGCCCGGCGATCTCGAATGGGGTCTCGCGCAAGCTCGACCGGCGCCTCACCGGCATGAGCAAGAAGATGGGCTACACGTACACGCGCTACGCGGACGACCTCACCTTCTCCGCGCCTGCGCCCGCGGGCGAGGACGGCGACAAGGCCCGCAACGACATCGGCATCCTCCTCGCGCGCGTGCGGCACATCGTGCAGGAGGAGGGCTTCGCCATCAACCCGAAGAAGGGCCGGGTGCAGCACGCGGGCGGGCGGCAATCGGTGACCGGGATCGTGGTCAACGACAAACTCTCGGTCCCGCGCGAGGAGGTGCGCAAGCTGCGCGCGATCCTGCACGCCGCCAAGACGACCGGCCTCGCCGCGCAGAACCGCGAGGGCATCCCGCATTTCGAGGCCTACGTGCGCGGCAAGGTCGCCTACCTCCACATGGTCGATCCCGAGCGCGCCGCGCCCCTCTTGCGCGCGCTCGAAGCCCTCGGCTGA
- a CDS encoding CBS domain-containing protein: MYEATLRPRGARRATDSAVRELMTTKVLTIQADESVAIAEELMIQAGVRHLPVMRGETLVGVISDRDLLAIAQEVTRMDLPVRAIMTAPPATAEPNEGVDEASARMAARRIDCLPVVEAGKLVGILTSTDILAERGRLVHKGNAGPPHLLHARDIMHRRVLTIGTDLPLADAAQALVRSEIRHLPVVNAAGRIVGMFSARELRAAGWDPTGVMTRDEKGALADTTVEAAMRPGPITIAEDASILEVADAFLDERVTAVCVVNAQERLIGLITYVDVLAGLVGRKV, from the coding sequence ATGTACGAAGCCACCCTCCGCCCGCGCGGCGCGCGCCGCGCTACCGACAGCGCCGTGCGCGAGCTGATGACGACCAAGGTCCTGACCATTCAAGCGGACGAGAGCGTCGCGATCGCCGAAGAGCTCATGATCCAGGCCGGGGTGCGGCACCTGCCGGTGATGCGGGGCGAGACGCTGGTGGGCGTCATCAGCGATCGCGACCTGCTCGCCATCGCCCAGGAGGTCACGCGCATGGACCTGCCGGTGCGCGCGATCATGACCGCGCCGCCGGCGACGGCGGAGCCGAACGAGGGCGTGGACGAGGCGAGCGCGCGAATGGCCGCGCGACGAATCGATTGCCTGCCGGTCGTGGAGGCGGGCAAGCTCGTCGGCATCTTGACGAGCACCGACATCCTCGCCGAGCGCGGCCGCCTCGTCCACAAAGGCAATGCGGGGCCGCCGCACCTTTTGCACGCGCGCGACATCATGCACCGGCGCGTGCTCACGATCGGCACCGATCTGCCCCTCGCCGATGCCGCGCAGGCGCTCGTCCGCTCGGAGATTCGCCATTTGCCGGTGGTGAACGCCGCGGGCAGGATCGTGGGAATGTTCAGCGCCCGGGAGCTGCGCGCGGCGGGCTGGGATCCCACGGGGGTCATGACGCGCGATGAGAAGGGGGCGCTCGCCGACACGACCGTGGAGGCGGCGATGCGGCCCGGGCCCATCACCATTGCGGAGGACGCGTCGATCCTGGAGGTGGCCGACGCATTCCTCGACGAGCGGGTCACCGCCGTCTGCGTGGTGAACGCGCAGGAGCGGCTCATCGGGCTGATCACGTACGTCGACGTGCTGGCGGGGCTGGTGGGGCGGAAGGTGTAG
- a CDS encoding SWIM zinc finger family protein, with amino-acid sequence MNVDLRYLGKSSVLGAAQGLLVRFSPNLARPKTFFDASLRHPIRFREAVSALHDVVVGDLKFKPKDKTAYLAWKKAEAEREAEMRKQIHDDAKRAELARIAKEPVPPNLDKDFQKMHRIYWDARIKWANELASNDPEMFRHLVPCDPVVTVAPDVVFFECFSKDESSYGCLSVDREAFEGAQEAGLGTTNVDYSIALYEHFQTLRSYRKTRLSVDPTGFEVSVAGSSDYREEKIDLPPSWLRGFGQIQASTCLPSRRVELGVEAVYAILAHLKRNREKSGPRSLRFQLTPGKPPVVVLDPWGIEVTSRGPVYDGGLEIGGYMPSGGGPYRSAPVGRSSVTEEIKVWGRRRLFALARVLPLCESVEVRLLGSGLPSIWIAKMGEMRLVLALSGWTANDWTSGSGLDMLAGAINPDKRTADLAIRFLQKEQRATLSAIAAATGAPEEGLVPALHLLAKQGQLIYDHADGVYRHRQVMPTALSESLLGPEHPELVEGRAIAKGAVSVERDEMLSDGRRAVVAKAKGTSCEAIFDADFALKKAKCSCSYFHRNGLRAGPCRHLLALKLVVSGSPIPAPPPPAPAPAPAGGSMWSSGERFALPREIADELQKHAARRSVTTSRLLEEAWDIAGPRIQGARSWTEALALAAGTSVKSIATRKVEDAREEPLALHPDVLAEVSRVADRFRAQKAAVLSLAWLLARRSL; translated from the coding sequence TTGAACGTCGATCTGCGCTACCTCGGCAAAAGCTCGGTGCTCGGCGCCGCGCAGGGCCTTCTCGTGCGGTTCTCGCCGAACCTCGCGCGACCGAAGACGTTCTTCGATGCGTCGCTGCGCCACCCGATCCGCTTCCGCGAGGCGGTGAGCGCGCTGCACGACGTGGTGGTCGGCGACCTGAAATTCAAGCCGAAGGACAAGACGGCCTACCTCGCGTGGAAGAAGGCCGAGGCCGAGCGCGAGGCGGAGATGCGCAAGCAGATCCACGACGACGCCAAGCGCGCCGAGCTCGCGCGAATCGCCAAGGAGCCGGTTCCGCCGAACCTCGACAAGGATTTCCAGAAGATGCACCGCATCTACTGGGACGCGCGCATCAAGTGGGCGAACGAGCTGGCGTCGAACGATCCCGAGATGTTCCGTCACCTCGTGCCCTGCGATCCGGTGGTGACCGTCGCGCCGGACGTCGTGTTCTTCGAGTGCTTCTCGAAGGACGAGTCGAGCTACGGCTGCCTCTCGGTCGATCGCGAGGCGTTCGAGGGCGCGCAAGAGGCGGGGCTCGGCACGACGAACGTCGACTATTCGATCGCGCTCTACGAGCATTTTCAGACGCTGCGCAGCTATCGCAAGACGCGCCTCAGCGTCGATCCGACGGGCTTCGAGGTCAGCGTCGCGGGGAGCTCCGACTACCGCGAGGAGAAGATCGATCTGCCGCCCTCGTGGCTGCGCGGCTTCGGCCAGATCCAGGCCTCGACGTGCCTGCCGAGCCGCCGCGTCGAGCTCGGGGTCGAGGCGGTCTACGCGATCCTCGCGCACCTCAAGCGAAACCGCGAAAAGTCCGGGCCGCGCTCCTTGCGCTTTCAGCTCACGCCGGGCAAGCCGCCCGTGGTCGTGCTCGATCCGTGGGGTATCGAGGTGACGAGCCGCGGGCCGGTCTACGACGGAGGCCTCGAGATCGGCGGGTATATGCCCTCGGGCGGCGGACCTTATCGCAGCGCGCCCGTGGGACGCTCTTCGGTCACCGAGGAGATCAAGGTCTGGGGCCGGCGGCGTCTGTTCGCCCTCGCGCGGGTTTTGCCGCTCTGCGAGAGCGTCGAGGTGAGGCTGCTCGGCTCGGGGTTGCCGAGCATCTGGATCGCGAAGATGGGCGAGATGCGCCTCGTGCTCGCGCTCAGCGGCTGGACCGCGAACGACTGGACGAGCGGCTCGGGGCTCGACATGCTCGCGGGCGCAATCAACCCCGACAAACGCACGGCCGACCTCGCGATCCGGTTTTTGCAGAAGGAGCAGCGCGCGACGCTCTCGGCGATCGCGGCGGCGACGGGCGCGCCCGAGGAGGGGCTCGTGCCTGCGCTGCACCTGCTCGCGAAGCAAGGGCAGCTCATCTACGACCACGCCGACGGCGTTTATCGTCATCGACAGGTGATGCCCACGGCGCTCAGCGAGTCGCTCCTCGGTCCCGAGCACCCCGAGCTGGTCGAGGGGCGCGCAATCGCGAAGGGCGCGGTGAGCGTCGAGCGCGACGAGATGCTCTCGGATGGCCGTCGCGCGGTGGTGGCGAAGGCGAAGGGCACGAGCTGCGAGGCGATCTTCGACGCCGATTTCGCGCTGAAGAAGGCCAAGTGCTCCTGCTCGTACTTCCACAGAAACGGCCTGCGGGCTGGGCCTTGCCGGCACCTGCTCGCGCTCAAGCTCGTCGTCTCGGGGAGCCCGATCCCGGCGCCCCCGCCGCCTGCGCCTGCGCCTGCGCCCGCAGGGGGCTCGATGTGGTCGTCCGGCGAGCGTTTTGCGCTGCCGCGCGAGATCGCCGACGAATTGCAAAAGCATGCGGCGCGTCGCAGCGTCACCACCTCGCGCTTGCTCGAGGAGGCCTGGGATATCGCGGGGCCGCGGATCCAGGGGGCGCGGTCGTGGACCGAGGCGCTCGCGCTCGCGGCCGGTACGAGCGTGAAGTCCATCGCCACGCGGAAGGTGGAGGACGCGCGGGAGGAGCCGCTCGCCTTGCATCCCGACGTGCTCGCCGAGGTGAGCCGCGTCGCGGATCGATTCCGCGCGCAAAAGGCCGCCGTGCTCTCATTGGCCTGGCTCCTCGCCAGGAGATCGTTGTAA
- a CDS encoding pectinacetylesterase family protein, translating into MGEVGGAGGAGGGAGGAGGGGNAVCTPEGAFDGAPVDAAADQWTWVPVPEAKCRNGSATGFGIRKNPASSKLVIYLEGGGACFNALTCQQNPQSYASTNFDNWKNGGGKSGVFDTANPDNPVKDWSFVYVPYCTGDVHAGDATDVDVPGNLGAPKGQSFVGYANIGHYLKRIIPSFPGVTEVLLTGVSAGGFGALYNYDRVAQAFCPTPVVLIDDSGPPMSDQYTPACLQERWRTLWGLDKTMPKGCVECSNPQGGGLVNAYTFFGEKYKDGRLGIVSSDKDNVISLFYGFGKNNCANIDGFPSGLSGAEYAAGLAEVRDNFLKLSPAWGTYFISSTTHTWLGGNGFYSTNVGGKPLTGWVSDLVNDGPASHVGP; encoded by the coding sequence ATGGGTGAAGTCGGGGGCGCGGGTGGCGCCGGGGGCGGCGCGGGCGGCGCGGGCGGCGGCGGAAATGCCGTCTGCACGCCCGAAGGGGCTTTCGACGGCGCGCCCGTGGACGCGGCCGCCGATCAGTGGACGTGGGTGCCGGTGCCCGAGGCCAAATGCCGCAACGGCAGCGCCACCGGGTTCGGCATTCGCAAAAACCCCGCCTCGTCGAAGCTCGTCATCTACCTCGAGGGCGGCGGCGCCTGCTTCAACGCGCTCACCTGCCAGCAGAACCCGCAGAGCTATGCGAGCACGAACTTCGACAACTGGAAGAACGGCGGCGGCAAGTCGGGCGTCTTCGACACGGCAAACCCGGACAACCCCGTCAAGGACTGGAGCTTCGTCTACGTCCCCTACTGCACGGGCGACGTGCACGCCGGCGACGCGACCGACGTCGACGTGCCGGGCAACCTCGGCGCGCCGAAGGGCCAGTCTTTCGTCGGCTACGCCAACATCGGCCATTACCTGAAGCGCATCATCCCGAGCTTCCCGGGCGTGACCGAGGTCCTGCTCACGGGCGTGAGCGCGGGCGGCTTCGGCGCGCTCTACAATTACGATCGCGTCGCGCAGGCCTTCTGCCCGACGCCCGTGGTCCTCATCGACGACTCCGGGCCGCCCATGAGCGACCAGTACACCCCCGCCTGCCTGCAAGAACGCTGGCGCACGCTCTGGGGCCTCGACAAGACCATGCCCAAAGGCTGCGTCGAGTGCTCGAACCCGCAAGGTGGCGGCCTCGTCAACGCCTACACGTTCTTCGGCGAGAAATACAAGGACGGCCGCCTCGGCATCGTCTCGTCCGACAAGGACAACGTCATCTCGCTCTTTTACGGGTTTGGTAAGAACAACTGCGCCAACATCGACGGCTTCCCGAGCGGGCTCAGCGGCGCCGAGTACGCGGCGGGCCTCGCCGAGGTGCGCGATAACTTCCTGAAGCTGTCGCCCGCGTGGGGCACCTATTTCATCAGCAGCACGACCCACACCTGGCTCGGCGGCAACGGCTTCTACAGCACCAACGTGGGGGGCAAGCCGCTCACCGGCTGGGTCTCCGATCTCGTGAACGACGGCCCCGCGTCCCACGTCGGCCCGTAG
- a CDS encoding nitric-oxide reductase large subunit produces MMKQQGDGRPLRRLWIVLAAVIAGSFAVLGWFGWQIHQMAPPLPARVVVAETGEVLFTREDILDGQNVWQSMGGQQVGSIWGHGGYVAPDWSADWLHRESEHLTAAIAKAEEGRSFASLDAPTQAAVRERLKLALRTNTYDPATGDLSVSRMRADAIAATAAHYEALFGDAPELGSLQKAYAIPPNTVPDPARRHKMSAFFFWASWSCVTERPGEAVSYTNNWPPDKSVGNEATPPIVVWSIVSFVLLLAGIGALSWYFAATRHEEEPPPSLLPGKDPLRALEPTPSMRATVKFFWVAAIMFVLQVGLGAVSAHYGVEGGGFYGIPLAKYLPYAVTRTWHIQLAIFWIATTWLATGLFVAPAVGGKEPRWQRAGVNFLFVSLVIIVAGSLFGTWYATRQRMGLETNFWFGHQGLEYTDIGRFWQIFLFVGLLLWLGLMVRALWPAITRKGEQRTLLALFLLSSVGIALFYGAGLMWGRRSHLSMVEYWRWWVVHLWVEGFFEVFATVIIAFLFVRMGLLRPRSASKAVLFSTIVFLSGGVIGTFHHLYFSGTPLPVLALGAVFSALEVVPLSLIGFEAYGNLRMLHLRTWVNEYKWPIYFFVAVAFWNLVGAGLFGFLINPPIALYYMQGLNTTPVHGHTALFGVYGMLGIGLLLFCLRGLTARRAWNTRALSFAFWSINIGLATMVLTSMLPVGVLQSMASVEKGMWYARSAEFLQTPLMDKLRWMRVLGDTIFAAGVMSLGWFLLGIKTGWSLRGDLDAAPHKEAAPPREEEILEPATAPLSVPPATLRGGR; encoded by the coding sequence ATGATGAAGCAGCAGGGGGATGGCCGACCTCTTCGGCGCCTGTGGATCGTGCTCGCCGCCGTCATCGCGGGCTCGTTCGCAGTGCTGGGGTGGTTCGGCTGGCAGATTCACCAGATGGCGCCCCCTTTGCCCGCGCGTGTGGTCGTCGCCGAGACCGGCGAGGTCCTCTTCACGCGCGAGGACATTTTGGATGGGCAGAACGTCTGGCAATCGATGGGCGGGCAGCAAGTCGGATCGATCTGGGGACACGGCGGGTACGTGGCCCCCGATTGGTCGGCCGACTGGCTGCACCGCGAGTCGGAGCACCTCACCGCCGCGATCGCGAAGGCCGAGGAGGGGCGCTCCTTTGCGTCGCTCGACGCCCCGACGCAGGCCGCGGTGCGCGAGCGCCTCAAGCTCGCGCTGCGCACGAATACGTACGACCCTGCGACCGGCGATCTCTCGGTCTCGCGCATGCGCGCCGATGCGATCGCGGCGACGGCCGCGCATTACGAGGCCCTCTTCGGCGACGCCCCCGAGCTCGGGTCGCTGCAAAAGGCCTACGCGATCCCGCCGAACACCGTGCCCGACCCCGCGCGCCGGCACAAGATGAGCGCCTTCTTCTTCTGGGCCTCGTGGTCCTGCGTGACCGAGCGGCCGGGGGAGGCGGTCTCGTACACGAACAACTGGCCGCCCGACAAGAGCGTGGGCAACGAGGCGACCCCGCCGATCGTCGTCTGGTCGATCGTGAGCTTCGTCCTGCTCCTCGCCGGCATTGGCGCGCTTTCATGGTACTTCGCGGCCACGCGCCACGAGGAGGAGCCGCCTCCGTCGCTTTTGCCGGGCAAGGATCCCTTGCGCGCGCTCGAGCCGACGCCGTCGATGCGCGCCACCGTGAAGTTCTTCTGGGTGGCCGCGATCATGTTCGTTTTGCAGGTCGGGCTCGGGGCCGTGAGCGCGCATTATGGCGTGGAAGGGGGTGGCTTTTACGGCATCCCGCTCGCGAAGTACCTGCCTTATGCGGTCACGCGCACCTGGCACATCCAGCTCGCGATCTTCTGGATCGCGACCACGTGGCTCGCGACGGGGCTCTTCGTGGCGCCGGCCGTGGGCGGCAAGGAGCCGCGGTGGCAGCGCGCGGGCGTGAACTTCCTCTTCGTCTCCCTCGTGATCATCGTGGCCGGCTCGCTCTTCGGCACCTGGTACGCGACGCGGCAGCGGATGGGGCTCGAGACCAATTTCTGGTTCGGTCACCAGGGCCTCGAATACACCGACATCGGCCGGTTCTGGCAGATCTTCCTCTTCGTCGGCCTGCTCCTGTGGCTCGGGCTCATGGTGCGCGCGCTCTGGCCGGCGATCACGCGCAAGGGCGAGCAGCGCACCCTGCTCGCGCTCTTCCTCCTCTCGTCGGTGGGAATCGCGCTCTTCTACGGCGCGGGCCTCATGTGGGGGCGGCGCTCGCACCTCTCGATGGTCGAATATTGGCGGTGGTGGGTGGTGCACCTGTGGGTGGAGGGGTTCTTCGAGGTCTTCGCGACCGTGATCATCGCCTTCCTCTTCGTGCGCATGGGCCTGCTCCGGCCCCGGTCGGCGAGCAAGGCGGTCCTGTTCTCGACGATCGTGTTCCTGAGCGGCGGCGTGATCGGCACGTTCCACCACCTCTACTTCTCGGGCACGCCATTGCCGGTGCTCGCGCTCGGCGCGGTGTTCAGCGCGCTCGAGGTGGTGCCGCTCTCGCTCATCGGCTTCGAGGCGTACGGCAACCTGCGCATGCTGCACCTGCGCACGTGGGTCAACGAATACAAGTGGCCCATTTACTTCTTCGTCGCCGTGGCGTTCTGGAACCTCGTGGGCGCCGGGCTCTTCGGGTTCCTGATCAACCCGCCGATCGCGCTGTATTACATGCAGGGGCTCAACACCACGCCGGTCCACGGGCACACCGCGCTCTTCGGGGTTTACGGGATGCTGGGCATCGGCCTGCTCCTGTTCTGCCTGCGCGGGCTGACGGCGCGGCGCGCGTGGAATACCCGGGCGCTCTCCTTCGCCTTCTGGTCGATCAACATCGGCCTGGCCACGATGGTCCTGACGAGCATGCTGCCCGTGGGCGTGCTGCAATCGATGGCCAGCGTGGAGAAGGGCATGTGGTATGCGCGCTCCGCGGAGTTCTTGCAGACCCCGCTCATGGACAAGCTGCGCTGGATGCGCGTGCTCGGCGATACCATCTTCGCGGCGGGGGTGATGTCGCTCGGCTGGTTCTTGCTCGGCATCAAGACCGGCTGGTCGCTTCGCGGTGATCTCGACGCCGCCCCGCACAAGGAAGCCGCTCCGCCCAGGGAAGAGGAGATCCTCGAGCCCGCGACGGCGCCGCTCTCCGTGCCGCCGGCCACGCTGCGCGGCGGCCGCTGA
- a CDS encoding YoaK family protein, which produces MSVALHTPPTIFSMRHVPSWLLLSLAAGSVNAGAYMACQRFVTHVTGLATQLGMDVGLWRLMAEYGVVVLCFIAGAMASVLALQGRQQRGKQPLHALPLVIVSAMLMAVALAGQAGLFGPFGASVEQPTDFLLLSVLSFAMGLQNATVATSTGMAIRTTHMTGPATDLGVHLASAWFANGESRRQALRGAALRGGKIVAFATGAALMVPLAQASGYLAFLIPGTTILAATALSFLPGISVEIPEERALSQDGRLA; this is translated from the coding sequence ATGTCGGTTGCGCTTCATACGCCCCCCACGATCTTCTCGATGCGCCACGTTCCGAGCTGGCTCCTGCTCTCGCTCGCCGCAGGCAGCGTGAATGCAGGCGCGTACATGGCCTGCCAGCGCTTCGTCACGCACGTGACGGGCCTGGCGACGCAGCTCGGCATGGATGTCGGGCTGTGGCGCCTCATGGCCGAATACGGCGTCGTGGTGCTCTGCTTCATCGCCGGCGCCATGGCGTCGGTGCTGGCCCTGCAGGGCCGCCAGCAGCGCGGAAAGCAGCCGCTGCACGCCCTGCCGCTGGTGATCGTCTCCGCGATGCTGATGGCCGTCGCGCTGGCGGGCCAGGCGGGGCTCTTCGGGCCGTTCGGCGCTTCGGTCGAGCAGCCCACGGACTTCCTGCTCCTCTCCGTGCTGAGCTTCGCGATGGGTCTGCAGAATGCGACCGTCGCGACGAGCACCGGAATGGCCATCCGGACGACGCACATGACGGGGCCGGCGACGGATCTCGGCGTGCACCTCGCCAGCGCCTGGTTCGCGAACGGCGAGTCCCGGCGCCAGGCGCTTCGGGGCGCGGCGCTGCGCGGCGGAAAGATCGTCGCATTCGCGACGGGCGCCGCACTGATGGTCCCGCTCGCGCAGGCCAGCGGCTATCTCGCGTTCCTGATCCCCGGGACGACCATCCTGGCGGCGACCGCGCTGAGCTTCCTCCCGGGAATCAGCGTCGAGATCCCTGAGGAACGCGCGCTGAGCCAGGACGGCCGGCTCGCATAA
- a CDS encoding HAMP domain-containing sensor histidine kinase, whose product MRLVSRLVLSHAFPVGLMVGAILFVLGSLAQITSSLKEVRDAELGSLHTEEAVHRTAWAVETAMRHSAEDCEKGKPSEVAGRFIHLRLRALDAQLAAAGSSVRDVMLDPVRGYQRLASRVSEGDTCADLLTATTRRERERLDEQLTDAWISRMFELHSALMRKDDEARRAGASALVSGSVLAVVACFLAVLLSQRIARTVTKPLASLSSSARRVGRGDFTVTIEAQGPREVCELAEEMEAMRRRLAELEALKQSFLASVSHEMRTPLTKIREALALLSDGAGGKLNERQGRIVQIAQVACEREIRTVTTLLDLSRLRAGVPLQPKAGASVDEVLWSAIQDEEHEARERGVLLEIDTPGEAPDACLDTALVERAIANVVRNAVAVSKKGQRVRVLRELLHEGPGGYAGAWARISVTDEGPGVPPEIRAVVFDAFVTHSVESSPKRVGIGLGLALAREVARAHGGDIEVDDAPAGGAVFRIWLSLDTEASPHALPALAG is encoded by the coding sequence ATGCGACTCGTCTCGCGGCTCGTCCTTTCCCATGCTTTCCCCGTCGGCCTCATGGTCGGCGCGATCCTCTTCGTCCTGGGCTCGCTCGCGCAGATCACCTCGTCGCTCAAGGAGGTGCGTGACGCCGAGCTCGGCTCCCTGCACACCGAGGAGGCCGTCCACCGCACGGCCTGGGCCGTCGAGACGGCCATGCGCCACAGCGCCGAGGACTGCGAGAAGGGCAAGCCCTCCGAGGTCGCCGGGCGCTTCATCCACCTGCGCCTGCGCGCGCTCGACGCGCAGCTCGCCGCCGCGGGCTCCTCCGTGCGCGACGTCATGCTCGACCCGGTCCGGGGATACCAGCGGCTCGCCTCCCGCGTGTCCGAGGGCGACACCTGCGCCGATCTGCTCACCGCCACGACGCGGCGCGAGCGCGAGCGGCTCGACGAGCAGCTCACCGACGCCTGGATCTCGCGCATGTTCGAGCTGCATTCGGCGCTCATGCGCAAGGACGACGAGGCCCGCCGCGCCGGCGCCTCGGCCCTCGTGAGCGGCAGCGTCCTCGCCGTCGTCGCGTGCTTTCTCGCGGTCCTGCTCTCGCAGCGCATCGCCCGCACGGTCACCAAGCCCCTCGCCTCGCTGTCCTCGAGCGCCCGTCGCGTGGGCCGGGGCGACTTCACGGTCACCATCGAGGCGCAGGGCCCGCGCGAGGTGTGCGAGCTGGCCGAGGAGATGGAGGCGATGCGCCGCCGCCTCGCCGAGCTCGAGGCCTTGAAGCAGAGCTTTCTGGCCTCCGTGTCGCACGAGATGCGCACGCCGTTGACGAAGATCCGCGAGGCGCTCGCGCTCCTGTCCGACGGCGCGGGCGGCAAGCTGAACGAGCGGCAGGGCCGCATCGTGCAGATCGCCCAGGTGGCCTGCGAGCGCGAGATCCGCACGGTGACCACGCTGCTCGACCTGTCACGGCTGCGCGCCGGCGTCCCGCTGCAACCGAAGGCCGGCGCCTCCGTCGACGAGGTCCTCTGGAGCGCGATCCAGGACGAGGAGCACGAGGCCCGCGAGCGCGGCGTGCTGCTCGAGATCGACACGCCGGGCGAGGCGCCCGACGCCTGCCTCGACACGGCCCTCGTCGAGCGCGCCATCGCCAACGTCGTGCGCAACGCCGTCGCCGTCTCGAAGAAAGGACAGCGCGTGCGTGTGCTCCGCGAGCTTTTGCACGAGGGCCCCGGGGGATACGCCGGAGCCTGGGCCAGGATCAGCGTCACCGACGAGGGGCCGGGCGTGCCGCCCGAGATCCGCGCGGTCGTCTTCGACGCGTTCGTGACCCACAGCGTGGAGAGCTCCCCCAAGCGCGTGGGCATCGGGCTCGGGCTGGCCCTCGCGCGCGAGGTCGCGCGGGCGCACGGCGGGGACATCGAGGTCGACGACGCGCCCGCTGGAGGTGCAGTTTTTCGCATCTGGCTGTCCCTGGATACGGAGGCTTCGCCCCACGCCTTGCCCGCGCTGGCCGGATAA